One region of Clostridia bacterium genomic DNA includes:
- a CDS encoding WG repeat-containing protein has product MKKHLTRILCFALALLTLAFCCSCGEKEESVMPDPQDVAPVFEPVAAHMTDLAYVGGGLVSFKDAATDKLGLINSKGETVVEAEYSKVKYCAMQLFFVLTKPDGSECTYNPEDKSYTDGNLCAHGGPATFVWDAANQQAVYYEVDAYPVPEEDLPAEGKAEIIFDLNTRKVGLVGHDGKLIVEPIYDEGLPFANGVAAVKKDGKWGYVDMHGTVVVGFYYDDAYVGAACTDLGQDMPYDADANGMIVLNHDGLYGIYNSAGDIVCAFQYRDLIPFGDGNYAALTMNGEWKLGNIGGVSTPN; this is encoded by the coding sequence ATGAAAAAACACCTGACAAGAATCCTTTGCTTCGCGCTCGCGCTGCTGACGCTCGCGTTCTGCTGCAGCTGCGGCGAGAAAGAAGAAAGCGTTATGCCCGATCCGCAGGACGTCGCGCCGGTCTTCGAGCCGGTCGCGGCTCATATGACCGACCTTGCGTACGTCGGCGGCGGACTGGTCTCCTTCAAGGACGCTGCGACCGACAAGCTCGGCCTTATCAATTCAAAAGGCGAAACGGTCGTCGAGGCGGAGTATTCGAAGGTCAAATACTGCGCGATGCAGCTCTTCTTCGTGCTGACGAAGCCGGACGGCAGCGAATGCACCTATAATCCGGAAGACAAGTCCTACACAGACGGCAACCTCTGCGCCCACGGCGGCCCCGCGACCTTCGTCTGGGACGCCGCGAATCAGCAGGCGGTCTACTATGAAGTCGACGCCTACCCCGTTCCGGAGGAGGATCTTCCCGCGGAGGGCAAGGCTGAGATAATCTTCGACCTTAACACCCGCAAGGTCGGCCTCGTCGGTCACGACGGCAAGCTTATCGTCGAGCCGATATACGATGAAGGTCTGCCCTTCGCCAACGGCGTCGCCGCCGTGAAGAAGGACGGCAAGTGGGGCTACGTCGATATGCACGGCACGGTGGTAGTAGGCTTCTACTACGACGACGCCTACGTCGGAGCCGCCTGCACCGACCTCGGTCAGGATATGCCTTACGACGCGGACGCTAACGGAATGATCGTCCTCAATCACGACGGGCTTTACGGAATCTACAACAGCGCCGGCGATATCGTCTGCGCCTTCCAGTACAGGGATCTGATCCCGTTCGGCGACGGTAACTACGCCGCGCTCACGATGAACGGCGAATGGAAGCTCGGCAATATCGGCGGCGTT